The proteins below are encoded in one region of Shewanella putrefaciens:
- the putA gene encoding bifunctional proline dehydrogenase/L-glutamate gamma-semialdehyde dehydrogenase PutA, giving the protein MEAITMFKASEVLAGRYNSANLDELFRAVTDNYIVDEEQYLSELIKLVPSSDEAIERVTRRAHELVNKVRQFEKKGLMVGIDAFLQQYSLETQEGIILMCLAEALLRIPDAATADALIEDKLSGAKWDEHMSKSDSVLVNASTWGLMLTGKIVSLDKKIDGTPSSLLGRLVNRLGEPVIRQAMMAAMKIMGKQFVLGRTMKEALKNSEDKRKLGYTHSYDMLGEAALTRKDAEKYFTDYANAITELGAQNYNENESPRPTISIKLSALHPRYEVANEDRVLTELYDTVIRLIKLARGLNIGISIDAEEVDRLELSLKLFQKLFNSEATKGWGLLGIVVQAYSKRALPVLVWLTRLAKDQGDEIPVRLVKGAYWDSELKWAQQAGEAAYPLYTRKAGTDVSYLACARYLLSDATRGAIYPQFASHNAQTVAAISDMAGDRNHEFQRLHGMGQELYDTILSEAGAKAVRIYAPIGAHKDLLPYLVRRLLENGANTSFVHKLVDPKTPIESLVVHPLKTLTGYKTLANNKIVLPTDIFGSDRKNSKGLNMNIISESEPFFAALEKFQNTQWQAGPLVNGNTLTGEHKTIVSPFDTTQTVGQVAFADKAAIEQAVSSAEAAFTSWARTPVEVRASALQKLADLLEENREELIALCTREAGKSIQDGIDEVREAVDFCRYYAVQAKKMMAKPELLPGPTGELNELFLQGRGVFVCISPWNFPLAIFLGQVSAALAAGNTVIAKPAEQTSIIGYRAVQLAHQAGIPSDVLQFLPGTGATVGAAITADERIGGVCFTGSTGTAKLINRTLANREGAIIPLIAETGGQNAMVVDSTSQPEQVVNDVVSSSFTSAGQRCSALRVLFLQEDIADRVIEVLQGAMDELVIGNPSSVKTDVGPVIDATAKANLDAHIDHIKQVGKLIKQMPLPAGTANGHFVSPTAVEIDSIKVLEKEHFGPILHVIRYKAADLGKVIDEINSTGFGLTLGIHSRNEGHALEVADKVNVGNVYINRNQIGAVVGVQPFGGQGLSGTGPKAGGPHYLTRFVTEKTRTNNITAIGGNATLLSLGDSEE; this is encoded by the coding sequence ATGGAAGCGATTACTATGTTCAAAGCGAGTGAAGTGCTGGCAGGCCGATACAACTCTGCCAATCTCGACGAACTGTTCAGAGCCGTCACCGACAACTACATTGTCGATGAAGAACAATACTTGTCAGAGTTAATCAAACTAGTACCCTCCAGTGATGAAGCCATAGAGCGCGTCACTCGTCGTGCCCACGAACTGGTCAACAAGGTTCGTCAATTCGAGAAAAAAGGCTTAATGGTTGGCATCGACGCCTTCCTCCAACAGTACAGCTTAGAAACACAGGAAGGCATTATCCTGATGTGTTTAGCCGAAGCCCTGTTACGTATTCCCGATGCCGCCACCGCCGATGCGCTGATTGAAGATAAACTATCAGGCGCTAAGTGGGATGAACATATGAGCAAGAGTGATTCTGTGCTCGTTAACGCATCAACCTGGGGCCTAATGCTCACGGGTAAAATTGTCAGCTTAGATAAAAAAATCGATGGCACCCCAAGTAGCCTATTGGGCCGTTTAGTGAATCGCCTCGGTGAGCCCGTTATCCGTCAAGCCATGATGGCGGCGATGAAGATCATGGGTAAGCAGTTCGTGCTGGGCCGCACTATGAAAGAAGCGCTCAAGAACAGCGAAGACAAGCGTAAACTGGGTTATACCCATTCCTACGACATGCTGGGCGAAGCGGCGTTAACCCGTAAAGACGCCGAAAAATACTTTACCGATTACGCCAATGCAATCACAGAGTTAGGCGCTCAAAACTATAATGAAAACGAGTCACCGCGCCCAACAATCTCCATCAAATTATCGGCGCTGCACCCGCGTTACGAAGTCGCCAACGAAGACCGTGTATTGACTGAGCTGTACGATACCGTTATCCGCCTAATTAAACTCGCGCGCGGCTTAAACATCGGTATTTCTATCGATGCTGAAGAAGTCGATCGCCTTGAGCTATCGCTAAAATTATTCCAAAAACTGTTTAATTCTGAAGCCACTAAAGGCTGGGGATTACTCGGCATAGTTGTACAAGCCTACTCTAAACGTGCCTTGCCCGTGTTAGTTTGGTTGACTCGCCTCGCGAAAGATCAAGGGGATGAAATCCCAGTTCGCTTAGTGAAAGGCGCCTACTGGGATAGCGAACTTAAATGGGCTCAGCAAGCGGGTGAAGCCGCTTACCCACTCTACACTCGCAAAGCCGGTACCGACGTTTCTTACTTAGCCTGCGCCCGTTACTTGTTATCTGACGCCACTCGCGGCGCGATTTACCCACAATTTGCCAGCCATAACGCGCAAACCGTGGCTGCCATTTCCGATATGGCGGGCGATCGTAATCACGAGTTCCAGCGCCTACACGGCATGGGACAAGAACTGTACGACACTATTCTGTCGGAAGCTGGCGCGAAAGCGGTGCGTATCTATGCGCCTATCGGCGCCCATAAGGATCTGCTGCCTTACTTAGTACGTCGCCTGCTGGAAAACGGCGCGAACACTTCGTTCGTCCACAAGCTAGTCGATCCTAAAACGCCAATCGAGTCCTTAGTGGTGCATCCGTTAAAGACATTGACCGGCTACAAAACCCTGGCTAACAACAAAATCGTTTTACCTACCGATATTTTCGGTAGCGATCGCAAAAATTCCAAGGGACTCAATATGAACATTATTTCCGAATCTGAGCCATTCTTCGCGGCCCTCGAAAAATTCCAAAATACCCAATGGCAAGCGGGTCCTCTGGTTAACGGCAACACCTTAACCGGTGAGCACAAGACTATAGTGAGCCCATTTGACACCACTCAAACCGTGGGTCAAGTCGCCTTTGCAGATAAAGCGGCCATAGAACAAGCTGTGTCTTCCGCCGAAGCGGCATTCACTTCTTGGGCACGCACGCCGGTTGAAGTTCGCGCCTCTGCACTGCAAAAGTTGGCGGATTTATTAGAAGAAAACCGCGAAGAATTGATCGCGCTTTGTACCCGTGAAGCGGGTAAGAGCATTCAAGACGGCATCGATGAAGTGCGTGAAGCCGTTGATTTCTGCCGTTACTACGCAGTACAAGCCAAGAAGATGATGGCAAAGCCTGAACTGCTCCCAGGCCCAACGGGTGAGTTAAACGAACTCTTCCTCCAAGGCCGCGGCGTATTCGTATGTATCAGCCCATGGAACTTCCCATTGGCGATTTTCCTAGGCCAAGTGTCTGCTGCCCTAGCGGCGGGTAACACTGTTATCGCAAAACCTGCGGAGCAAACCTCGATTATTGGTTACCGCGCTGTGCAACTTGCTCACCAAGCAGGTATTCCAAGCGACGTGCTGCAATTCCTCCCCGGAACCGGCGCAACTGTCGGCGCTGCCATTACCGCCGATGAGCGTATCGGTGGCGTCTGCTTTACCGGTTCGACTGGCACGGCAAAACTGATTAATCGTACACTTGCAAACCGCGAAGGCGCGATTATTCCTTTGATTGCTGAAACCGGCGGTCAAAATGCCATGGTGGTGGACTCAACCTCGCAACCTGAGCAAGTAGTGAACGATGTGGTTTCATCGTCATTCACCAGTGCAGGCCAACGCTGCTCAGCGCTGCGCGTACTCTTCCTGCAAGAAGATATCGCCGATCGCGTGATCGAAGTGCTGCAAGGCGCTATGGATGAATTAGTCATTGGCAACCCAAGCTCAGTGAAAACCGACGTAGGCCCAGTGATTGACGCCACCGCCAAAGCCAACCTTGATGCGCATATCGACCATATCAAGCAAGTAGGTAAGCTTATCAAGCAGATGCCACTGCCAGCAGGCACTGCAAATGGCCACTTCGTGTCGCCAACCGCCGTTGAAATCGATTCGATTAAAGTGCTTGAGAAAGAACACTTTGGCCCAATCCTGCATGTGATCCGTTATAAAGCCGCCGATCTTGGCAAAGTGATCGATGAGATAAACAGCACAGGTTTTGGCTTAACCTTAGGCATCCACAGTCGTAACGAAGGCCATGCCCTTGAAGTGGCAGATAAAGTGAATGTCGGTAACGTCTACATCAACCGTAACCAAATCGGTGCCGTAGTGGGCGTACAACCTTTTGGTGGTCAAGGTCTATCAGGAACTGGCCCTAAAGCCGGCGGCCCACACTACTTAACCCGTTTTGTGACCGAAAAGACCCGCACTAACAACATCACCGCCATCGGTGGTAACGCGACTCTGCTGTCTCTGGGCGATAGCGAAGAATAA
- a CDS encoding HAD family hydrolase, whose amino-acid sequence MSIELKHEHIANLEIPLGFTIFCDMDGTLVDTDYANFLSYKRALIDVGTNCGIFDIEFTNERLNRESLKELAPSLTTTQLETIVALKEEYFMEFISETRLNTELANLVKGCCQNNRLILVTGCRGKRALEILKHHNVLNDFARLICWEDTNQSDSSNKYESAIKLTGAIPDYIFIFEDDDICIEDAVRAGVPRKNIQKIFIEPRDCDESI is encoded by the coding sequence ATGAGTATCGAGTTAAAGCATGAGCATATTGCCAATCTTGAAATCCCTCTTGGGTTTACGATTTTCTGCGACATGGATGGTACTCTGGTTGATACCGATTATGCCAACTTTCTATCCTACAAACGGGCACTTATAGATGTAGGTACGAATTGTGGAATATTCGATATTGAATTCACAAATGAAAGGCTCAATCGGGAGAGCTTAAAGGAACTAGCTCCATCACTAACGACTACTCAATTAGAAACCATTGTTGCACTTAAGGAAGAGTACTTCATGGAATTTATATCAGAAACTAGATTGAATACTGAGCTGGCAAACTTAGTCAAAGGGTGTTGTCAGAATAATCGGCTAATCTTGGTAACGGGATGTCGAGGGAAAAGAGCCTTAGAAATTCTGAAGCATCACAATGTACTGAACGACTTTGCTCGACTAATATGTTGGGAAGATACTAACCAGAGCGACTCGTCAAATAAATACGAGAGCGCTATTAAATTAACAGGAGCAATCCCAGATTATATTTTTATATTTGAAGATGATGATATCTGTATTGAAGATGCTGTAAGGGCTGGAGTGCCAAGAAAAAATATTCAAAAAATTTTTATTGAACCGAGGGATTGTGATGAATCAATTTGA
- a CDS encoding DNA-processing protein DprA — MKFTDNAINVMAARTFKGIGKAWITKNLSVPKTDIEIVQLLNYSSKETGQITLDEFNRKKAMLKTKLAESKYVVDGVVAIGDDDFPPHRGIVKNSEKPIFIFYRGDLSLLAVDSKNIAVIGLLSPDQEIETVERELVAEIVENGAVVVSGLALGCDTIAHRQALDSMGRTIAILPGPLNDILPAKNRSLAEEIVEKNGLLISEYLTSAKSKSELIGRYQERDRLQALYSNSIVLAASYAKNDVGNDSGSRLAMGYAKDYSIPRIVIYDKEKDLDNPKYDLNRQILDEDPNVFMVSRHNRSSIIGDILLLTPKTTENRSIQHSLI, encoded by the coding sequence ATGAAGTTTACAGATAATGCTATTAATGTAATGGCAGCTAGGACTTTCAAAGGTATAGGGAAGGCGTGGATCACAAAAAATCTTTCTGTGCCTAAGACCGATATAGAAATCGTACAGTTACTGAACTATTCCTCTAAAGAAACGGGTCAAATTACATTAGATGAATTCAATCGAAAAAAAGCTATGCTAAAGACTAAGCTGGCTGAGTCAAAATATGTAGTGGATGGTGTTGTTGCTATAGGCGACGATGATTTTCCCCCGCATAGAGGCATAGTGAAAAATAGCGAAAAACCAATTTTTATTTTTTATCGTGGTGATCTATCTCTTCTGGCGGTAGATAGCAAAAATATCGCAGTCATCGGTTTATTAAGTCCCGATCAAGAAATAGAGACGGTCGAGAGGGAGCTTGTTGCTGAGATAGTGGAAAATGGGGCGGTAGTAGTAAGTGGCTTAGCTTTGGGTTGCGATACTATTGCGCATAGACAGGCTCTTGACTCTATGGGGCGCACTATAGCCATTCTTCCCGGACCACTAAATGACATCCTGCCAGCAAAAAATCGCAGCTTAGCTGAGGAGATAGTTGAAAAGAATGGTTTGTTGATTTCTGAATACTTGACTAGTGCAAAATCTAAGAGTGAGTTAATTGGGCGGTATCAGGAAAGGGATCGATTGCAAGCACTTTATAGTAATTCAATAGTTCTGGCTGCCAGTTACGCTAAAAATGATGTTGGCAATGACAGCGGCTCAAGGTTAGCAATGGGGTATGCAAAAGATTACTCAATCCCGAGAATAGTTATCTATGACAAAGAAAAAGACTTAGATAATCCAAAATATGATTTGAACAGACAAATCCTCGACGAAGATCCGAATGTGTTTATGGTTAGCAGACACAATAGATCTTCTATCATCGGCGATATATTGCTGTTAACACCCAAAACTACTGAAAATCGCTCAATTCAGCATAGTTTGATATAG
- a CDS encoding DUF599 domain-containing protein translates to MTFSLLDISALVWFIVAWAGYTAFARRKAKNTDCIARGLHKHRIYWMLEVMTRGVRVGDAALLANLERNIAFFASTTLFVLAGVLTLFAQVERLEAVIATIPYATPPNHSLVQVKLALLVVIFVMAFFQFTWSMRQYGFVNVMIGAGPLDADGSNDNLKAYARQMATVQDQAAHSYNYGLRAYYFSMAVLCWFVHPILFISASLFVVITLYRREFKSRAVLAITAAKAHLGVEYQTREAKRQQS, encoded by the coding sequence ATGACATTTTCGTTGTTAGATATTTCTGCATTGGTGTGGTTTATCGTGGCTTGGGCTGGCTATACCGCCTTTGCCCGGCGTAAGGCGAAGAATACCGACTGTATTGCTAGGGGTCTGCATAAGCATAGAATTTACTGGATGCTTGAGGTGATGACCCGCGGTGTGCGTGTAGGGGATGCAGCGTTACTGGCAAACCTTGAGCGCAATATTGCCTTTTTTGCTTCGACCACGCTGTTTGTGCTCGCGGGGGTGTTAACCTTATTTGCCCAAGTCGAGCGCCTCGAAGCTGTGATAGCCACGATTCCCTATGCGACGCCACCCAATCATTCACTGGTACAAGTGAAATTAGCCCTATTAGTGGTGATTTTTGTGATGGCCTTCTTCCAGTTTACTTGGTCGATGCGCCAATACGGCTTTGTCAATGTGATGATTGGCGCAGGCCCATTGGATGCCGATGGCTCAAATGACAATCTCAAAGCCTATGCAAGGCAGATGGCCACGGTACAAGATCAAGCGGCTCACTCCTATAACTATGGCCTACGGGCTTACTATTTCTCGATGGCGGTCCTCTGTTGGTTTGTCCATCCCATCCTCTTTATTTCGGCCAGCCTCTTTGTGGTGATCACCCTATACCGCCGTGAATTTAAATCCCGCGCCGTTTTAGCGATCACTGCGGCCAAAGCACACTTAGGTGTCGAATACCAAACCCGTGAAGCTAAACGCCAACAATCCTAG
- a CDS encoding helix-turn-helix domain-containing protein — MSDNLLTLDEVCKLLDKSPATIKRYARENLLSSIKEGEELRFPEDEVKRYLAFSQRLG, encoded by the coding sequence ATGAGTGATAATTTGCTCACCTTAGATGAAGTTTGTAAGTTGCTCGATAAATCCCCCGCCACCATTAAGCGTTACGCGCGGGAAAATTTACTTAGCAGTATTAAAGAAGGGGAAGAATTACGTTTCCCAGAGGATGAAGTAAAACGTTATTTAGCCTTTTCACAACGCTTAGGCTAG
- the cydC gene encoding heme ABC transporter ATP-binding protein/permease CydC, whose amino-acid sequence MRVLIPFIRLFSRQWLMMSVGLLLTIITLMAGIGLLSLSGWFLSATAVAGLTIVTAQSFNFFTPAGGVRFLSIARTASRYGERLATHEATFKLLTELRVWAWRKLFPLSAKDLQGLRRGDMLNRLVADIDTLDHLYLRLLTPMASSLLMTGLLYLFLAWFDVKLALSLCLFLVAVWLVMPLLFYRLGHGPSRSMLETKRQYRVQLLDIVQGQAELSLFGANDRYRQKLSDAEVALYRSQSAMAKITALSQAMLIIATGSALIIMLYLAANGVGDAKPPGPMFALMVFATMACVEMMMPIAGAFQHLSGCVLAATRINGITEQASDILFSADHSLRATTGALAIEDIHFAYNENQTVLRGLSLEIKAGQKVALLGPTGCGKSSLLALITREWQAQQGQIRLDGQLITEYSERALRESMTVVSQRIYLFAGTLRENLALALPVVEGQKRTAQDARFIDVLKRVGLGALLAQDKPLDMWIGEGGRQLSGGEQRRIGVARALLRDAPLLLLDEPTEGLDKRTEREILSLLFEFAKDKTMLMISHRLTAMAKMDQIHLLDGGKIMASGSHQSLMQSCPAYQALYNRLG is encoded by the coding sequence ATGAGAGTCTTAATCCCTTTTATCCGTTTGTTTTCCCGCCAATGGTTAATGATGTCCGTGGGCTTGCTGTTGACCATTATTACCCTAATGGCGGGCATAGGTTTATTGTCACTTTCTGGCTGGTTTCTTTCCGCTACGGCTGTCGCGGGTTTGACAATAGTCACGGCGCAGTCCTTTAACTTTTTCACCCCCGCGGGCGGGGTACGTTTTTTATCCATCGCCCGCACCGCCAGTCGTTATGGCGAGCGTTTAGCGACCCACGAGGCGACCTTTAAGCTGCTGACCGAGCTGCGGGTATGGGCGTGGCGAAAGCTTTTTCCATTAAGTGCCAAGGATTTACAGGGTTTACGCCGCGGCGATATGCTCAATCGGTTAGTGGCCGATATTGATACTCTCGATCACTTGTACCTACGACTTTTGACTCCCATGGCGTCGTCGCTGTTGATGACGGGGCTGTTGTATCTGTTTCTCGCTTGGTTTGATGTCAAGCTTGCCTTAAGCCTGTGTTTATTCTTAGTCGCCGTTTGGTTAGTGATGCCTTTGTTGTTTTATCGTCTTGGCCATGGGCCGAGCCGCAGCATGCTAGAGACTAAGCGTCAGTATCGAGTGCAATTGCTGGATATAGTGCAAGGTCAAGCCGAACTGAGCCTATTTGGGGCAAATGACCGCTATAGGCAAAAACTGAGCGACGCCGAAGTTGCGCTCTATCGCAGCCAAAGTGCGATGGCCAAGATCACCGCGCTGAGTCAAGCCATGCTGATCATTGCCACGGGGTCGGCGCTGATTATTATGTTGTACCTTGCGGCAAATGGGGTGGGTGATGCTAAGCCGCCCGGGCCTATGTTTGCGCTTATGGTGTTTGCGACTATGGCCTGCGTGGAGATGATGATGCCGATTGCGGGGGCATTTCAGCATTTATCGGGTTGTGTGCTTGCGGCAACGCGGATTAATGGGATCACAGAACAAGCATCCGACATCTTATTTTCGGCGGATCATTCCCTTAGGGCGACAACGGGAGCCCTAGCCATCGAAGACATTCATTTTGCTTACAATGAAAATCAAACCGTGCTGCGGGGATTATCACTCGAGATAAAGGCGGGGCAGAAGGTTGCTCTGCTTGGTCCAACAGGATGTGGTAAATCGAGTCTATTGGCGCTGATTACCCGTGAATGGCAGGCGCAGCAGGGGCAAATTCGCCTCGATGGACAGTTAATCACTGAGTACAGCGAGCGCGCGTTGCGGGAGTCTATGACTGTGGTGAGCCAACGGATTTATTTGTTTGCAGGCACTCTGAGGGAAAATTTGGCCCTCGCATTGCCAGTGGTTGAAGGTCAAAAGCGCACCGCCCAGGATGCGCGCTTTATTGATGTGCTTAAGCGAGTGGGATTGGGTGCCTTACTCGCGCAGGATAAACCGCTGGATATGTGGATTGGCGAAGGTGGCAGGCAATTATCCGGTGGTGAGCAGCGCCGTATTGGGGTAGCAAGGGCTTTGCTGCGAGATGCGCCGCTGCTATTACTGGATGAGCCAACCGAAGGGCTAGATAAGCGCACCGAGCGGGAGATTTTAAGTTTACTGTTTGAATTCGCTAAGGATAAAACCATGCTTATGATTAGCCACCGATTAACGGCTATGGCTAAGATGGATCAAATCCACCTGCTGGATGGCGGCAAGATAATGGCATCGGGTAGTCATCAAAGTTTGATGCAAAGCTGCCCAGCCTATCAGGCACTTTACAATCGCCTTGGTTAA
- the cydD gene encoding heme ABC transporter permease/ATP-binding protein CydD, with the protein MDKSLEKSLLVWLKAQKKACGGFLKLSVCLGMLSAIAMVAQAFIIATILDGVIIANKLLPLEDAASSVAINASSYIPHLMALIGLILLRSLLAYGRERASFEAGKRLREHIRSQVLDKLTRLGPAFIKGKPAGSWASIVLEQVEDLQDFYARYLPQITLAGFIPILILAAVFPINWAAGLILLLTAPLIPLFMILVGMGAADANRKNFSALARLSGHFMDRLKGLSTLKLFHRGDAELKVIADASEEFRSRTMAVLRMAFLSSAVLEFFAAVSIAVLAVYFGFSYLGHLDFGYYGAHANISSSAAPDMGGIPFSLFTGLFILILAPEFYQPLRDMGAHYHAKAQAIGAAEALLVLLEHPESETVGTVQLGELDSLRAEDLEVFSLDGTRLLGPLSFSLKQGQHLALVGPSGAGKSSLLNAILGFLPYQGSLQINGHELASLDLAHWRRQLAWLGQEPQLFHGTVRENVALANPSMTDEQIWHWLEAANIKDFFKAQPQGLASAVGEQSSGLSVGQAQRIALARALGQEARLFVLDEPTASLDSQSEQLVSSALNAAMKDSMCLMVTHRLDLLDQMDTILVLDKGEIVQRGDFASLSTSDGLFRTMLRENVESIADIELVPLDTITQEGTSFDGVREPAKGEAQ; encoded by the coding sequence ATGGATAAGTCGTTAGAAAAATCCCTTCTTGTGTGGCTTAAGGCGCAAAAAAAAGCCTGCGGCGGGTTCCTTAAATTATCGGTATGCTTGGGAATGCTAAGTGCTATCGCCATGGTGGCGCAGGCCTTTATTATTGCCACTATTCTCGATGGCGTGATTATCGCTAATAAACTTCTTCCCCTTGAGGATGCTGCGTCGTCCGTTGCCATTAATGCCAGCAGTTATATCCCCCATTTGATGGCCTTGATTGGCTTAATCTTGCTGCGTTCATTGCTTGCCTATGGCCGTGAAAGGGCAAGTTTTGAGGCCGGGAAACGACTACGTGAACATATTCGCAGCCAAGTTTTAGATAAATTGACTCGGCTCGGTCCAGCCTTCATTAAGGGCAAACCCGCGGGCAGTTGGGCCAGTATAGTGCTAGAGCAAGTTGAAGATTTACAAGACTTTTACGCTCGATATTTACCCCAAATCACCCTAGCGGGTTTTATTCCGATTTTGATCCTTGCGGCGGTATTCCCCATTAACTGGGCGGCGGGATTGATCCTGCTGCTGACTGCGCCCCTCATTCCCTTATTTATGATCTTGGTGGGAATGGGGGCCGCCGATGCTAATCGTAAAAACTTCAGTGCGCTTGCAAGATTGAGCGGCCATTTTATGGATAGATTAAAAGGCTTAAGCACTTTGAAACTATTCCACCGTGGTGATGCGGAGCTTAAGGTGATCGCCGATGCTTCTGAGGAGTTTCGCAGCCGCACTATGGCGGTGCTGCGTATGGCGTTTTTAAGTTCGGCAGTGTTGGAGTTTTTTGCGGCCGTATCGATTGCCGTGTTAGCCGTTTACTTTGGATTCAGCTACTTAGGTCACTTAGACTTTGGTTACTACGGCGCACACGCCAATATCAGTTCGAGTGCTGCCCCTGATATGGGCGGCATTCCCTTTAGCCTCTTTACTGGGCTATTTATTTTGATTTTAGCCCCGGAGTTTTATCAACCGCTGCGGGATATGGGCGCCCATTATCATGCTAAGGCGCAGGCCATTGGCGCCGCCGAAGCACTATTGGTACTACTCGAGCACCCTGAGTCTGAAACTGTGGGGACAGTGCAGCTCGGGGAGCTAGACAGCCTGCGCGCAGAGGATCTTGAAGTATTTAGCCTCGATGGCACTCGTCTATTAGGCCCCTTAAGTTTTAGCCTCAAACAGGGCCAGCATTTGGCTTTAGTAGGGCCGAGCGGTGCGGGTAAGAGCAGTTTACTCAACGCCATTTTAGGTTTTTTACCCTACCAAGGCAGCCTACAGATTAACGGCCATGAACTGGCCTCACTCGATTTAGCCCATTGGCGTCGGCAATTGGCTTGGCTTGGGCAAGAGCCGCAATTATTCCATGGCACAGTGCGGGAAAACGTGGCCTTGGCCAATCCTTCAATGACAGATGAGCAAATTTGGCACTGGCTAGAGGCGGCCAATATCAAGGACTTTTTTAAGGCGCAACCACAGGGCTTAGCGTCCGCCGTTGGCGAACAATCCTCAGGATTATCCGTCGGCCAAGCCCAGCGGATCGCCCTTGCACGGGCTTTGGGGCAGGAGGCGCGTTTATTTGTCCTCGATGAGCCCACCGCCAGCTTAGATAGCCAGAGTGAGCAACTGGTGAGTTCGGCCCTAAATGCCGCCATGAAAGACAGCATGTGCCTGATGGTCACCCATAGATTAGACCTTTTAGATCAAATGGATACCATTCTAGTGCTGGATAAGGGCGAGATAGTGCAGCGGGGGGATTTTGCATCCTTATCTACAAGTGATGGGTTATTTCGAACTATGTTGCGTGAAAATGTTGAGTCTATCGCGGATATAGAGCTTGTGCCTTTAGATACGATCACCCAAGAGGGAACTTCATTCGATGGTGTTCGAGAACCGGCCAAAGGAGAGGCGCAATGA